The Polyangium aurulentum genomic interval AGCCGAGCAACGAGGACACGGCCTCCGACGGCACCCCGTGCACCACGGACAAGTGCGTCGACGGCACGCCCACGTACGCGCCTGCGCCTGCGGGGACGGCTTGCGGAGTCGGCAACCAGCTCGAGTGCAACGGGGCTGGCGCTTGCGTCGGGTGCACGGTCGGGAGCGATTGCGGCCCGGAGGAGCCGTGTGCAACCTGGCTCTGCGAGGCCGGGACGTGCAAGAGGGTCCTCAAGGCAAGCGGGACGTTCGTCGAAGACCCGGCGCTCGGCGACTGCAAGGGCCATTTTTGCGATGCAATCGGCCAGGTGGTGGCAGGTGCCTACGATTCAGACGTCATGGACGACGGGAATCCTTGCACCACGGATGCGTGCAGCAATGGAGCCGAGATCCACGAGCCCGTACCCGCCGGCACCTCGTGCGGGACGGGCTGCCAGATGTGCGTGGACGCCGTCTGCGCGGGCTGTGACAAGTTGCCGGACGACTACGCATGCAATACCCAATTGATGCAATGCACCCCGTTGAAGGAGCTGGAAAACGGGTCGGCATGCACCTCGCAATTCGATTGCGTGAGCAAGCTATGCATCGACGGCGTCTGCTGCGACAGCCTGTGTGACGGCCCGTGCACGGCATGTAACAGTGCCAAGACCGGGCAGCCAAACGGCACCTGTAGCCCGATCACGGCTGGCACCGATCCTGACAATGATTGCCAGAGTCCGGCGGCCGACGTCTGCGTCGCGGGGCAGTGCCAGTGCTACAACGGCATCAAGGACGGCGCCGAGCTCAAGGTCGATTGCGGAGGGAATTGCGCCCCCTGTCCAGGGACGTGGGTTTGCGACGGCTCGCCAGCATGCGAGTCGGCGCCGAACAGCACATGCTGTAACCCTTTTTGCGGGATATGCATGGATAACTCTGCCGGCTGCAAACAGCTCCACGGGACGCCGTGCGTGATTGGCACCGACCAGCCGAAGCAGTACTCGCTCAAGCTCACGAGCACCCCCGAGTGCAACGCGAAGAGCTCGCAGGCGTGCGTCTTCTCGCTCTGCACCTGCAAGTAGCCGCCGCGTGCCCGCCCCGCGGACACGCGGCCGCGCCCCCTCTCACCCGAGCGGCTTCCCTCCCGTCACCCCCAGCACCTCGCCGTTGATGTAGCTCGCGTCATTCGACGCCAAAAACACGAACGCGGGCGCCAGCTCCGCCGGCTGCGCCGGGCGCTCCATCGGCGAGTCCTTCCCGAACTCCGCGTTCTTCTCGGCCGGGAACGATTGAATCACGAGCGGCGTCCACACCGGCCCCGGCGCCACCGTGTTCACCCGGATCCCACGCGGAATCAGCGATTGCGCGAGACCCTTGCTGAACGTCACGATCGCGCCCTTCGTCGACGCGTAATCGAGGATCTCCGCGCTCGGCTGGTACGCCTGGATCGACGCGACGTTGATGATCGCCCCGCCCTCCTTCATGTGCGGCAGCGCGTACCGCACGAGGTGGAACATCGCCATGATGTTCACGCGGAACGTCCGCTCCATCCGCTCGGCGCTGATCTCCTCGAACTTCTCCACGGCCTTGCCCTGCTCGGCCGCGTTGTTCACCAGGATGTCGATCCGGCCGAATTGACGGACCGTCTCCTCGATGAGCTTCTTGCATTGCGCCTCGTCCGCCAGATCGCCCGCGAGCGTCAGCGACTTGCGCCCCGCCTCCTCCACGAGCCGCTTCGTCTCCTTCGCGTCCTCGTGCTCGTTCAGGTATCCGATCGCCACGTCGGCGCCCTCGCGCGCGAACGCGATCGCCACCGCGCGACCAATGCCGCTGTCGCCGCCCGTGATCAGCGCGACCCGATCCTTCAGGCGCCCGAGGCCCTTGTACGAGGTCTCGCCGTGATCGGCCTTCGGCGTCATCTCCGCCTCTTTGCCGGGTCTGTCCTGCTCCTGCTTGGGGAACGGCGGCTTCTGCTCGAGGTCCTTCGGGTCCTTCATCTCGGTCGGCTGCTTCATCTCGCCTCCTGGCTCGTACCCCGCTCGACGCGGGCGGCCGAACCATGCCCGAACGTTGGCGGCCACGCCGTCGGGGGACGCCGATAGCAAGCGTAAGCAATTGCCTTATCGAAGGCGCCCCGGGCGGGCGGCGACGCCCCGGGCGGGACGGGGCCGACCGTCCGTGCGCGCACGGGAGGGAAAAATGACCTTGTCCCCAGCCCTGTGCCTGCGATGCTCCCGCCGCGATGTCTCGACGCGCGATGAAAGCCTGGCTCGCCCGTGTCTCCGCGAGCACGCCGACGGTCCCCCTGTACGACAAGGAGACCGGCTGCACGCTGTGGATCAAGCTCGAATACATGCTCCCGAGCGGATCCACGAAGGACCGCGTCGCGAGCTTCATCCTCGGCCACGCCGTCGAGAGCGGCGTGCTCCAGGACGACAGCCTCGTCGTCGAGGCCTCGAGCGGATCGACCTCGATCGCGTTCGCCATGGCCTGCGCGATGATCGGCGTCCGCTTCTGCGCGGTCATGCCCGAGGGCGTGAGCGGCGAGCGCGTGCTCATCATCCGCCGCTACGGCGGCGAGGTCGAGCTCACCCCCGCAGCGCTGGGCGTGAGCGGCGCGATCGACGAGACGCGCCGCATGGCCGCCGCCGATCGCCGCGTCTTTCTCCCCCGCCAGTTCGAGAATCCCCTGAACGCCCTCGCCCACCAGCGCAACACCGGCCCCGAGCTGCTCGCGCAGGTCGGCACCACGATCCACGGCTTCGTCGCGGGCGTGGGCACCGGCGGCACGCTCGTCGGCATCGCGCGCGCGCTGCACGAGGCCGGGCACCCCACGTGTATCGGCCGCCCGCGCCCCGAGCGCGGCGTCTGCTTCGAGGGCGAGCCCGAGATCTGCGGCGGCATCCCCGGCGTCGTCGACGGCCTGTCGCGCATCCTCGAGGAGGCCTCGCTCTGCGGCGTCGAAGACATCCCCATCCCCGACGCCGACGCCATCCGCGCCGCCCGCGAGCTCGCCGCGCACGGCTTCCCGGTCGGACCTTCGAGCGGCCTCAACTTCGCCGCGGCCCGCCGCCTCGCGCGCCGCCTCGGCCCGGGGCACAACGTGGCCACGGTTCTCTGCGACCGCATGGAGCGCTACTTCACGACCGATCTGTTCCGCGACCTCGTGGGCCGGGACAGCGCGACGTCGTGGAGCGAGGGGCCGCTTTCACGCCGCTGATGTCGCTTCGTTCGCCCCCCCGGCTGGGGTAGATTGACCAGCGAGCGATGTCGACCCCCGGTCAGCGCGGATCGCCCCCGGCCTCGAGCCCCTACGCACCGGGCAGCGTCATCGCCTCGAAATACCGGCTCGTCGAGATCGTCGGCGAGGGCGGCATGGGCACCGTCTGGCTCGCCCGCAACGAGACGCTCGACGTCGAGGTCGCGCTCAAGCTCATCCGCCACGACACGGCCACGGCCGAGACCGAGGAGCGCCTGCTGCAGGAGGCCCGCGCCGCCGCGCGCATCGATCACCCGTCGATCGTGCGCATCTTCGATTTCGGCGAGACCGATCGCGGCGATCCCTTCTTCGTGATGGAGCTTCTGCGCGGCGAGTCGCTGCGCGATCTGTTCCGCAAGGAGAAGCGCCTGTCGGGCGAGGCCGCGATCGAGATCCTCCTGCCCGTCGCGAGCGCGCTCGCCGCCGCGCACGGCAAGGGCATCGTTCACCGCGATTTGAAGCCGGAAAATGTGCTGCTCACGCGCGACGAGCGCGGCACGGTGCTGCCCAAGGTCGTCGACTTCGGCCTCGCCAAGGTGCACGACTTCGATCGTCGCCTCACGCAGGGCGGCACGATCCTCGGCAGCCCCGACTACATGTCGCCCGAGCAGGCGCGCGGCCGGGGCGACCTCGACGCGCGCACCGACATCTGGGCGCTCGCGGTCCTGCTTTACGAGGCCGTTGCGGGGAAGGTGCCGTTCGGGGGCGCGAACTACAACGCGCTGCTCCTGTCGATCATCGAGGATCCGCCCGCGCCCTGGGACGCGGGCGTCGGGGATCCTGCGCTCTTCCGCCTCGTCGCGCGGGGGCTCGAGAAGGATCGGGAGGCGCGCTGGCCGAGCATGGAGGCCTTTGGAACCGCGCTCGTCGAGTGGGCGCTCGAGCGCGGCATCGAGACGGACATCACCGGCACCTCGCTCGCGATGCACTGGCTGAAGCAGCCGCCGCGGCGATCGCTCACCTCGGCGCCTACCATGGACAGCATGCCGCGCGCGGTCTCGACGCCCATCGTGCGGGGGTTGCGCGAGCAGCAGGAGAGCCGCGCGAGCGTCCCGACCGACCCCGACGCGGCCGTCGACCCGAAGTTCGCGACCGCGGAGACGGTGCAGATCCAGCCCGTGAAGGCGGCCGAGGTTCCTCGCGCGCGGCGGCTCGCAGCGCCTCTCGCCCTCGGCGCGCTCGTGCTCGGAGGGGCCCTGGTTTTTCTCTTCCAGAGGCCTCCGCACGTGCCCCAGACGCCCGCGCCGCCCGCGCCCGTGAACGCGAGCCCGAGCGTGGCCGAGGCGCCGGCGCTCACGGCCGCGCCGACCTCGACGCTCGCGCCCTCGCGGCCCGTGGCGGCTCACCCGGCCGCGTCCGATCCGAACGCTTGCGCGATGGCGCAGTTTGCCCCGGATGCGTTCGATCCGAGCTCGCGCGAGTTTGGCTGGATGTGCGCCGAGACCGATCCGCGCCGGGGGGCGACGCGCCTCAAAGGGCAGGTCGTGCATGCGGGGCTGAACGGGCGCGTGACCGAGGCGATGCGCGAATGGAGCGTGTTGCAATGGTACGAGCTGGCGGCCTTCACGGTCGTGCGCGCGCGCTGCTGCCCCCACCCCGCGCGGCTCAGCCTGCCCACCATCGGATCGTGCGGGGCCATCGATCAAGCGCTCGAGGACATCGCGACGGCTGCGACGAGCGGGGGCGACGTCGAGCCCGCGCTCGGGCGCTATCGTGCGGCCGTGCAATGCGCCATCCATAGCGGAACGACGACCGATCTCTACGCTTACGAGGAGCGACTGAACGACAGCGGGGAGGCCGCGCTGCGCAAGATCCTCTCGCGCGGCCGCCCCGCGCCTTGAACGACCATGAAGACCAATGCGGCGAGGATCCTGGACGCGCTCGGGGTTCGCTACGAGCTACGTGCGTACGAGGTAGACCCTGACGATCTGACGGCCGAGACGGTCGCCCGCAAGATCGGGCTGCCGCTCGATCAGGTGTGGAAGACGCTCGTGGCCCGCGGCGATCGCACGGGCGTGCTGCTCGCCGTCGTGGCGGGCAATGCCCAGCTCGATCTGAAGGCGCTCGCGCGGCTGGCCGGCGATCGCAAGGTGGACACCGTCCCGTTGAAGGAGGTCCAGCCGCTCACGGGCTACATTCGCGGCGGCGTGACCGCGCTCGGCGCCAAGAAAGACTATCCGGTCTTCGTGGACGAGACGATCGAGCTGTTCGACGTGGTCTCGATATCGGCCGGCATGCGCGGGCTCCAGATCCTGCTCGCGCCCTCCGATTACCTGCGCGTCGTGAAGGCCACGGTCGGGCCCATTTCGCATTAGCTCGTACAGCAGCCCCGGGACGCTGGTGCGGAGCTCGTCGGGCCGTGCTTCTGCTTCCCCATTTTCACCCGCCACATCATCCGCCGCGTCGCCCCCCACGCGATCTTCGACCGCCCACGCGCGCTCTGCCTCCCACCCGCGCGCCTTTCGCTGCGCCGCGAGCACCTCCGGCCGGACCTCGCGCGAGTGCCTCCGCGCATCTCGCGTTCCCCCCGGCCGACCTGCCTCCTCCGGGTGCGGACGCTCGTTCCTCTCGGCCCGGAGGGCTCCTTTCAGAACGAAACACACGACGCCCTCGGGCCGGCACGCTCTTCGGCACGCAAAAATCCCCCTGTCCCGCCGCGCGATCGCCTCGTCGCGCCCAGGTGACCCGCGTGTGACTAGCGCGCGGCGTGGCGGATGAGCCGCGCGATCGCGATGACCACGCCCGCGCCGATGAGGGCCGCGGCGACGTAGGCGAGGCGGAACGGGCCGAATTCGACGCGCTGTCCGCCGAGCCAGAGAATGCCGGCCACATGATCGAAGATCCGCACGAGGATCCCCGCCAGCGCGAGCGCGACGGGCAGGCCGATCATCGCCTTCACGCCGGGGGGCTCGACGCTCGAAGGTCCCGCGCTCGGAGGCCCGTCGAGGTGCGCGCGGCGGCGCTCCTCGATCGCGGGGGAGCGCACGGGCAGGGGCGTGTTGCGGGCGGGCGGCATGCTCGATCCGCTCCTGCTCCAGTCGAGATCGATCGCGGGCGCGGGCATGCGCTCGCGATCGAGGTCCAGCTCCGTGGCCACGAGCGATCCTGGCCCGGAGCGGCGCTCGGGCGCGGCGGGCAGCTCGAGCTCTTCGGCCATCATGGGCAGCTCGGCCTCGGCCGCTTCGGCGAGCATCGTGGAGGCGACCGCGAACGAGCCCGCGCTCGCCGCCCCCGGGC includes:
- a CDS encoding SDR family oxidoreductase translates to MKQPTEMKDPKDLEQKPPFPKQEQDRPGKEAEMTPKADHGETSYKGLGRLKDRVALITGGDSGIGRAVAIAFAREGADVAIGYLNEHEDAKETKRLVEEAGRKSLTLAGDLADEAQCKKLIEETVRQFGRIDILVNNAAEQGKAVEKFEEISAERMERTFRVNIMAMFHLVRYALPHMKEGGAIINVASIQAYQPSAEILDYASTKGAIVTFSKGLAQSLIPRGIRVNTVAPGPVWTPLVIQSFPAEKNAEFGKDSPMERPAQPAELAPAFVFLASNDASYINGEVLGVTGGKPLG
- a CDS encoding PLP-dependent cysteine synthase family protein, translating into MSRRAMKAWLARVSASTPTVPLYDKETGCTLWIKLEYMLPSGSTKDRVASFILGHAVESGVLQDDSLVVEASSGSTSIAFAMACAMIGVRFCAVMPEGVSGERVLIIRRYGGEVELTPAALGVSGAIDETRRMAAADRRVFLPRQFENPLNALAHQRNTGPELLAQVGTTIHGFVAGVGTGGTLVGIARALHEAGHPTCIGRPRPERGVCFEGEPEICGGIPGVVDGLSRILEEASLCGVEDIPIPDADAIRAARELAAHGFPVGPSSGLNFAAARRLARRLGPGHNVATVLCDRMERYFTTDLFRDLVGRDSATSWSEGPLSRR
- a CDS encoding serine/threonine-protein kinase, giving the protein MSTPGQRGSPPASSPYAPGSVIASKYRLVEIVGEGGMGTVWLARNETLDVEVALKLIRHDTATAETEERLLQEARAAARIDHPSIVRIFDFGETDRGDPFFVMELLRGESLRDLFRKEKRLSGEAAIEILLPVASALAAAHGKGIVHRDLKPENVLLTRDERGTVLPKVVDFGLAKVHDFDRRLTQGGTILGSPDYMSPEQARGRGDLDARTDIWALAVLLYEAVAGKVPFGGANYNALLLSIIEDPPAPWDAGVGDPALFRLVARGLEKDREARWPSMEAFGTALVEWALERGIETDITGTSLAMHWLKQPPRRSLTSAPTMDSMPRAVSTPIVRGLREQQESRASVPTDPDAAVDPKFATAETVQIQPVKAAEVPRARRLAAPLALGALVLGGALVFLFQRPPHVPQTPAPPAPVNASPSVAEAPALTAAPTSTLAPSRPVAAHPAASDPNACAMAQFAPDAFDPSSREFGWMCAETDPRRGATRLKGQVVHAGLNGRVTEAMREWSVLQWYELAAFTVVRARCCPHPARLSLPTIGSCGAIDQALEDIATAATSGGDVEPALGRYRAAVQCAIHSGTTTDLYAYEERLNDSGEAALRKILSRGRPAP
- the ybaK gene encoding Cys-tRNA(Pro) deacylase; the protein is MKTNAARILDALGVRYELRAYEVDPDDLTAETVARKIGLPLDQVWKTLVARGDRTGVLLAVVAGNAQLDLKALARLAGDRKVDTVPLKEVQPLTGYIRGGVTALGAKKDYPVFVDETIELFDVVSISAGMRGLQILLAPSDYLRVVKATVGPISH